One genomic region from Nitrospirota bacterium encodes:
- a CDS encoding O-antigen ligase family protein produces the protein MTYSIARQPSEQVAYFDTIIRVVLAVYIAALPFKSLLIVERNGFLVLLGLLVIWSVRNRCFFYSRTPYDLPLLAFVVWVGLTIPFSVAPSYSAKEYGKLLQHMVVFYAVLHFFKGLLYRQVLLGLMGITAIIVTAYGLTQFNLENPQAVVSFLPAEVWLTTFLVMVIPFGLAVALGEGPLEVRSGGALVVGMMMVCLLATQSRAGLLALVAESWVIAWFIRSASSRIVAGVTTVCVVAAVLLVFNENVIFGAGAGTGAGADITNSIPLKKGFSSVVHRFEIWLFTLSEIGKHWLVGIGYGSQSYLLLYGQEPEFVRPGHGSITHAGTHNIFLYMALHVGIPGMLLFGWLFILIVWRTAEEYRQAHDWLSRIVLVGTIGSVAGLILRLQFDQMLVGSLAMLFWVFLAMAVLSYSSYNQAVKEVRAGRFGALTKA, from the coding sequence ATGACTTACTCCATCGCTAGGCAGCCATCCGAGCAAGTGGCCTACTTCGACACCATCATCCGCGTGGTGCTGGCTGTGTATATCGCAGCTCTTCCTTTCAAATCGCTGCTTATTGTGGAACGAAACGGGTTTTTGGTGTTATTGGGATTGCTGGTTATATGGTCTGTTCGCAACCGGTGTTTTTTCTATTCTCGGACACCGTACGATCTGCCCTTGCTGGCCTTTGTCGTCTGGGTGGGACTCACGATCCCATTCTCTGTGGCTCCGTCCTATAGTGCGAAGGAATATGGCAAGTTACTTCAGCACATGGTGGTTTTCTACGCGGTACTCCATTTTTTCAAAGGACTGCTCTATCGGCAGGTTCTTTTGGGGTTGATGGGGATTACAGCCATCATTGTCACTGCTTATGGGCTCACACAGTTCAATCTCGAAAATCCTCAGGCTGTGGTCTCGTTTCTGCCTGCTGAGGTATGGCTGACAACATTTCTAGTCATGGTCATCCCCTTTGGGTTGGCTGTGGCATTAGGGGAGGGGCCTCTAGAAGTAAGAAGTGGTGGTGCGCTTGTCGTAGGGATGATGATGGTCTGCCTGCTTGCGACTCAGTCGCGCGCAGGGCTCCTTGCCCTTGTTGCGGAGAGTTGGGTGATTGCTTGGTTCATCCGTTCGGCCTCCTCAAGAATTGTCGCTGGGGTCACAACAGTATGTGTGGTCGCTGCTGTTCTGCTGGTTTTTAATGAAAATGTCATCTTTGGAGCGGGAGCGGGAACCGGAGCCGGAGCCGACATCACGAATTCGATTCCTCTCAAAAAAGGATTTTCCTCTGTGGTTCACAGGTTTGAAATTTGGCTGTTTACCCTGTCTGAGATCGGCAAACATTGGTTAGTTGGAATCGGATATGGAAGCCAAAGCTATTTGCTTCTGTATGGCCAGGAACCAGAATTCGTTAGGCCTGGACATGGTTCCATTACGCATGCAGGGACACATAATATTTTTCTCTATATGGCGCTCCATGTTGGGATCCCGGGGATGTTGCTGTTTGGGTGGCTTTTTATTTTGATTGTGTGGCGAACTGCTGAAGAATACCGACAGGCTCACGATTGGCTGTCAAGAATTGTGCTTGTGGGGACAATAGGAAGTGTTGCGGGATTAATTCTACGTCTGCAATTCGACCAAATGCTGGTCGGATCGTTGGCGATGCTTTTCTGGGTGTTTTTGGCAATGGCGGTTTTGAGCTACTCGTCATACAATCAAGCAGTTAAGGAAGTTCGAGCTGGAAGGTTTGGAGCGTTAACGAAAGCGTAA
- a CDS encoding HAD hydrolase family protein produces the protein MLSQIRLFATDVDGVLTDAGMYYAESGDEWKKFNTRDGMGIKLLQKAGIITAIVTQERTKLVARRAEKLTIPELHQGVLDKLSLVREMASRYGLPLSQVAYIGDDINDLETLKAVGFSATPADGMPQVAAAVDYICQKKGGEGAVREIIEMILEAQGSTSKAIGLGKRT, from the coding sequence TTGCTCAGTCAGATCCGTCTCTTTGCCACCGATGTCGATGGCGTGTTGACGGATGCAGGCATGTACTATGCTGAGTCTGGTGACGAGTGGAAGAAGTTCAATACGCGTGACGGCATGGGGATCAAGCTGTTGCAGAAGGCAGGGATAATCACCGCTATTGTCACGCAGGAGCGGACGAAGCTGGTGGCACGGCGTGCTGAGAAGCTCACGATCCCCGAGCTGCACCAAGGGGTGCTGGATAAGTTGTCGCTCGTCCGTGAGATGGCGTCCCGCTATGGGCTCCCGCTCAGCCAGGTTGCCTACATCGGGGACGATATCAACGATCTTGAGACGCTCAAGGCTGTGGGATTTTCTGCCACACCGGCCGATGGAATGCCTCAGGTTGCTGCAGCGGTCGACTACATATGTCAGAAGAAGGGTGGGGAGGGGGCGGTTCGTGAAATCATTGAGATGATTTTGGAAGCTCAAGGCTCAACGTCCAAAGCTATAGGATTAGGAAAGCGCACATAG
- a CDS encoding phosphomannomutase/phosphoglucomutase, with product MGLFREYDLRGIVGQELTDSIAEQVGRAYCTYVKDRGVKTISVGRDGRLSSPGLFASLVRGLLAGGLNVIDIGICPSPLVYFSLFQLPVDGGIMITGSHNAAEYNGFKICVGKEAIHGEEIQALRAVMEAGAFVSGAGTLSEHAIIPDYLAYLKKSFAHVNAKRLHVVIDCGNGVAALVAKEALELLGCRVTGLYCDLDGRFPNHHPDPTVLENLDDLIQAVKQHQADVGIGYDGDADRIGTIDEQGNVLWGDRLMVVYSRDILAEKPGSTIISEVKSSQSLYDDIAKRGGRPIMWKTGHSLIKAKMKSEQAVLAGEMSGHMFFADRYFGYDDAIYASCRLVEILAKTTQPLSALVADLPKTSVTPEIRDDVSDSIKFQLVKHVQDRLAACMKSREPLGPAKLVMRDVVTIDGVRAIFDDGWGLIRASNTQPALVLRFEATSPERLATIRAVIEGELKAAKQALGC from the coding sequence ATGGGACTCTTTCGCGAATATGATTTGCGCGGCATCGTGGGGCAGGAGCTCACCGATTCGATTGCGGAACAAGTGGGGCGCGCCTACTGCACCTATGTCAAAGACCGTGGGGTCAAGACGATTTCAGTCGGGCGCGATGGTCGACTCAGTTCGCCGGGTCTCTTCGCGTCCCTTGTGCGTGGGCTCCTCGCCGGTGGCCTGAACGTCATAGATATTGGTATTTGCCCCTCGCCTCTGGTGTATTTCTCGCTGTTTCAGCTGCCGGTCGACGGCGGTATCATGATCACCGGGAGCCACAATGCGGCTGAATATAACGGATTTAAGATCTGCGTCGGGAAAGAAGCGATTCATGGAGAAGAGATCCAGGCGCTGCGAGCAGTGATGGAGGCCGGCGCGTTTGTCTCAGGCGCTGGAACGTTGTCAGAACATGCCATCATTCCTGACTATCTGGCCTATCTCAAGAAGAGTTTCGCTCACGTCAATGCCAAGCGCCTGCATGTCGTCATCGACTGCGGAAATGGTGTTGCCGCGTTAGTGGCCAAGGAGGCGCTGGAGCTCTTGGGCTGCCGCGTCACCGGGCTCTATTGCGATCTTGATGGGAGATTCCCGAATCATCATCCCGATCCCACAGTCTTAGAGAATCTTGACGATCTGATTCAGGCGGTCAAACAACACCAGGCCGATGTCGGGATCGGTTACGACGGGGATGCCGATCGTATTGGGACCATCGATGAGCAGGGGAATGTGTTATGGGGCGATCGCCTGATGGTGGTCTACTCGCGCGATATTCTGGCTGAAAAACCCGGGAGTACTATCATCTCCGAGGTTAAATCATCGCAGAGCCTCTATGACGATATCGCGAAACGGGGGGGACGCCCGATCATGTGGAAAACCGGTCACTCCCTGATCAAAGCGAAGATGAAAAGCGAACAGGCGGTATTGGCCGGTGAAATGTCCGGGCACATGTTTTTTGCCGATCGATATTTTGGCTATGACGACGCGATATACGCCTCCTGCCGACTGGTGGAGATTCTGGCCAAGACGACTCAGCCACTCTCTGCCTTGGTTGCGGATCTTCCGAAGACGTCGGTCACGCCAGAGATTCGAGATGATGTGTCCGACTCCATCAAGTTCCAGTTGGTCAAACATGTGCAAGATCGCTTGGCAGCCTGTATGAAGAGCCGTGAGCCGCTTGGACCTGCCAAGTTGGTGATGCGCGATGTGGTCACCATCGATGGGGTTCGCGCCATATTCGACGATGGATGGGGGCTGATCAGAGCGTCGAATACCCAGCCGGCCCTCGTGTTACGTTTCGAGGCTACCTCGCCGGAGCGGTTGGCCACGATCCGCGCCGTCATCGAAGGCGAACTCAAGGCGGCCAAGCAAGCTCTTGGCTGTTAA
- a CDS encoding nucleoside-diphosphate sugar epimerase/dehydratase has product MQKVLISLFHCLVGRYGQFMQQYRSVLVVCTQLGLIAVANMAAFALRFEGDIPHDQFGLFLRGLPIVLAIYSVCLAVFGIQQGLWRYVGLHDLGRILWATVISSAVFFGVVHGLLGWDAYPRSVIILTGVLSGLFLAGIRLAVRWFREWLRVLSPSARRVLIVGAGHAGELLVRDMLSDGNSHYRPVGLVDDDPIKRKMKIHGVSVVGSIEDIAALTRGLAAHEIIVAIPSASTALKQRILAASEGCKVPIKLLPSVKQLLANPEALRQVRPMSLEDLLQREPIQMDRQELHPLLEGKRVLVTGAGGSIGSELCRQIARYHPSTLILFERYENGLYALDLELRRQFPDVTIVPAVGDVTVPDRVIEVLRQTDPELVFHAAAHKHVPLMELNPKEAVRNNVFGTKVVAEAALACGVDRFVLISTDKAVNPTSVMGATKRVAEDLLQRLSYSGQTKFTVVRFGNVLGSNGSVVPLFTDQIRRGGPVTVTHPEIKRFFMTIPEAVQLVLQASLLGRGGEVFVLDMGEQVKVVDLARNMIVLSGLVPDQDIQIEFSGLRPGEKLYEELFEAAEQVEPTAHAKIRRAISPPSIQSDRLDRAIAHLETALSHGDDDELIRRLNEAVPTYTPMSARNAVHIH; this is encoded by the coding sequence ATGCAAAAAGTTCTAATCTCCCTGTTCCATTGTCTCGTCGGTCGCTATGGTCAATTCATGCAGCAGTATCGATCAGTTCTTGTGGTCTGCACACAGCTCGGGCTTATTGCGGTGGCGAATATGGCAGCCTTTGCTCTTCGATTCGAAGGGGATATTCCCCACGACCAATTTGGATTGTTCTTAAGAGGCCTTCCCATCGTATTGGCCATATATTCGGTTTGTCTTGCTGTGTTTGGCATTCAGCAAGGGCTGTGGCGCTATGTCGGCCTCCATGATTTAGGTCGTATCCTCTGGGCTACCGTTATTAGTTCTGCCGTGTTCTTCGGAGTAGTGCATGGTTTACTCGGGTGGGACGCCTATCCCCGCTCAGTCATTATTCTCACGGGTGTGCTCAGCGGACTGTTTCTTGCTGGTATTAGGCTGGCTGTTCGCTGGTTCCGTGAATGGCTTCGGGTCTTAAGCCCCTCAGCTAGAAGAGTCTTGATTGTTGGAGCGGGCCATGCCGGCGAGTTATTGGTGCGGGATATGTTGAGCGATGGGAACTCGCACTACCGGCCGGTCGGTTTAGTGGACGATGATCCGATTAAGCGGAAGATGAAGATTCATGGTGTATCGGTGGTGGGGTCGATTGAGGACATTGCCGCGCTGACGCGTGGCCTCGCGGCCCACGAGATCATTGTGGCGATTCCCTCGGCGTCGACCGCGTTGAAGCAGCGAATCCTTGCCGCGTCTGAGGGATGCAAGGTTCCTATCAAGCTCTTGCCGAGCGTGAAGCAACTGCTAGCGAATCCTGAGGCGCTGAGACAGGTCAGGCCGATGAGCTTGGAGGATCTTCTGCAGCGTGAACCTATTCAGATGGATCGGCAGGAGTTGCATCCCTTGCTCGAAGGGAAGCGAGTGCTTGTGACCGGCGCTGGGGGGTCGATCGGGTCTGAGCTCTGCAGGCAGATCGCTCGATATCATCCATCCACATTGATCCTCTTTGAGCGCTATGAGAATGGACTGTACGCATTAGATCTTGAGTTGCGGAGGCAGTTTCCTGACGTGACGATCGTTCCGGCGGTGGGAGATGTCACCGTACCTGACCGGGTAATCGAGGTGTTGCGGCAGACGGACCCGGAGCTTGTCTTTCATGCTGCCGCGCACAAGCATGTGCCCTTGATGGAGCTGAATCCGAAGGAGGCTGTTCGCAATAACGTGTTTGGAACAAAAGTCGTAGCTGAGGCGGCTTTGGCTTGTGGCGTGGATCGATTCGTGCTGATTTCCACCGACAAGGCGGTGAATCCGACAAGTGTCATGGGCGCCACAAAACGGGTAGCCGAAGACCTGCTGCAGAGACTGAGTTATAGCGGACAGACAAAATTTACGGTGGTCAGATTTGGGAATGTGCTGGGCAGCAATGGCAGTGTCGTCCCCCTGTTTACGGATCAAATCCGAAGGGGTGGGCCGGTTACGGTGACCCATCCTGAGATCAAACGGTTTTTCATGACGATTCCTGAGGCGGTGCAATTGGTGCTACAGGCTAGCCTGTTGGGACGGGGCGGCGAAGTGTTTGTGTTGGATATGGGGGAGCAGGTCAAAGTGGTTGATTTAGCCAGGAACATGATTGTGTTGTCCGGTCTTGTGCCAGACCAGGATATTCAGATTGAGTTTAGCGGGTTACGTCCAGGGGAAAAATTGTACGAAGAGCTCTTTGAAGCAGCTGAGCAAGTCGAACCCACCGCGCACGCAAAAATCCGGCGCGCAATCAGTCCTCCGTCGATTCAATCTGATCGTCTAGATCGAGCGATTGCTCATCTCGAGACTGCCCTGAGTCATGGCGATGATGACGAATTGATTCGCCGACTCAATGAGGCGGTCCCAACCTATACTCCAATGTCGGCTCGCAACGCTGTACATATTCATTGA
- a CDS encoding sugar transferase, whose protein sequence is MKRLFDFCAALVLSMLLLIPVGVVGLAVLVTSPGPVLYWSDRVGRQNRLFKMPKFRSMRVDAPAVATHLLIDPSMYVTPIGSFLRKASLDELPQLWSILKGDMSFVGPRPALFNQHDLIALRTNQGVHELVPGLTGWAQVNGRDELPIPEKVNLDAEYLRRQSFRFDLWILWLTFVKVLRRDGVTH, encoded by the coding sequence ATGAAGCGGTTGTTTGATTTTTGCGCTGCTCTGGTCCTAAGTATGCTGTTGTTGATTCCGGTGGGCGTTGTCGGGCTTGCCGTTCTCGTCACGTCACCTGGTCCGGTGTTGTACTGGAGCGACCGGGTTGGTCGCCAGAATCGTCTATTCAAAATGCCCAAGTTCCGGAGCATGCGGGTAGATGCGCCGGCCGTTGCGACGCATCTGCTCATAGATCCGTCCATGTATGTGACGCCGATCGGCTCCTTTTTACGCAAGGCGAGTTTGGATGAACTGCCGCAGCTCTGGAGTATCCTGAAGGGAGACATGAGTTTTGTTGGGCCTCGTCCTGCTTTGTTCAATCAGCATGACCTCATTGCCTTGCGTACTAATCAAGGTGTGCACGAGTTGGTGCCTGGACTAACCGGCTGGGCTCAGGTTAACGGTCGTGATGAGTTGCCCATCCCTGAGAAAGTCAACCTGGATGCGGAATACCTGCGCCGACAGTCGTTCAGGTTCGATCTCTGGATTCTGTGGCTGACTTTCGTGAAAGTTCTTCGTCGGGATGGCGTAACGCATTGA
- a CDS encoding DUF3108 domain-containing protein, whose amino-acid sequence MRIWIFLACLILGALSSSVSWAGAGDLPTARPFQVGEQLTFDISWLNITAGTAVMAVSGAGTEGDQSLVKLVTTAQSRPAITKFFPVDNRVESLLDPATLLPEHLTFKRREGKKKEDIEYTFHQKEGAVTVVKGGATERLEMPPGTQDVISCLYYARSALSLQPGASLTMNVYHDKKNRKLDVRVEEIETISGPWGTVETARLLVVMPFQGLFLNQGNIRVWLTNDERRIPVRMKAKVVIGSIVADLVSGWQSSTATP is encoded by the coding sequence TTGCGTATCTGGATTTTTCTTGCCTGCCTGATCCTGGGTGCTTTGAGCAGTTCAGTCTCATGGGCTGGGGCTGGCGATCTGCCCACAGCACGACCCTTCCAAGTCGGAGAACAGCTCACCTTCGATATTTCTTGGCTGAATATTACAGCAGGCACAGCCGTGATGGCAGTCAGTGGTGCCGGCACGGAAGGGGATCAATCGCTGGTGAAACTGGTCACCACGGCGCAGTCGAGGCCGGCGATCACCAAGTTCTTTCCGGTAGACAATCGGGTGGAGTCATTACTGGACCCTGCCACGCTACTGCCGGAGCATCTGACGTTTAAACGACGCGAAGGGAAAAAGAAAGAAGATATCGAGTACACCTTTCACCAGAAAGAGGGAGCGGTCACCGTCGTCAAGGGCGGGGCGACCGAACGGTTGGAGATGCCTCCGGGCACTCAAGACGTCATCTCTTGCCTCTACTATGCGCGTAGCGCATTGTCGCTCCAGCCTGGTGCATCGCTGACGATGAATGTCTATCACGATAAGAAGAACCGGAAGTTGGACGTGCGGGTTGAGGAGATCGAAACAATCAGCGGACCCTGGGGTACGGTTGAAACGGCCCGCTTGTTGGTCGTCATGCCGTTCCAAGGCCTCTTTCTCAACCAGGGCAACATACGGGTTTGGTTGACCAACGATGAACGGCGCATTCCGGTTCGAATGAAGGCCAAAGTCGTCATCGGGTCGATTGTGGCCGATCTCGTCAGTGGATGGCAGTCCTCAACAGCGACCCCATAA
- the fbp gene encoding class 1 fructose-bisphosphatase: MGQFPLTLSSFISQQPGGPSGETGDFACLLGQIGLVGKLIARDLRRAGLINILGTTGEVNVQGETVKKLDEIANETFLQAFRQSDLVCALASEEMEKPVLLPQNWPQAQYMVLFDPLDGSSNTDCNMPMGAIFSIVKCADKDRMPAEDDLVRKGTEQVAAGYLMFGSSTMLVYTVGQGVHGFTLEPGIGEYLLSHEQIRIPARGKVYGANEGNYHKWTTGTKKYLDHVKVQDKATGRPYSVRYSACLVADVHRILLGGGVYLYPGELDKPEGKLRLLYEANPLAWVVEQAGGKASTGTMRILDVEAKQLHQRVPLIIGSPSDVGDAEAFIQGRR; encoded by the coding sequence ATGGGACAGTTTCCTCTTACTTTAAGCAGCTTTATCAGTCAGCAACCGGGCGGGCCTTCTGGGGAAACCGGAGATTTCGCCTGTCTCCTGGGCCAGATCGGCCTGGTCGGTAAACTGATAGCCCGAGATCTTCGACGTGCAGGGCTGATCAATATCTTGGGAACGACCGGCGAAGTGAATGTGCAAGGGGAGACGGTCAAAAAACTGGATGAAATTGCGAACGAGACATTTCTGCAGGCCTTTCGCCAGAGCGATCTTGTCTGTGCGTTGGCGTCTGAGGAGATGGAAAAACCAGTCCTGCTCCCTCAAAATTGGCCGCAGGCCCAGTACATGGTGCTGTTCGATCCGCTTGATGGCTCATCCAACACAGACTGCAATATGCCGATGGGTGCGATTTTTTCCATCGTGAAATGTGCAGACAAAGATCGGATGCCGGCGGAGGATGACCTCGTCCGTAAGGGTACAGAACAGGTGGCGGCCGGTTATCTCATGTTCGGCTCAAGCACCATGTTGGTCTATACGGTTGGACAAGGGGTTCACGGGTTTACATTAGAGCCCGGCATCGGCGAATATCTCTTGTCTCACGAACAGATTCGTATCCCTGCTCGAGGCAAGGTCTATGGCGCAAACGAAGGCAATTATCATAAGTGGACGACGGGGACGAAGAAGTATCTGGACCATGTGAAGGTTCAGGATAAAGCCACGGGGCGGCCCTACAGCGTCCGGTATTCCGCCTGTCTGGTGGCCGACGTACACAGGATTCTCCTCGGGGGAGGTGTCTATCTTTACCCAGGTGAGCTGGACAAGCCGGAGGGGAAGCTCCGATTATTGTACGAAGCCAATCCGTTGGCATGGGTCGTGGAACAGGCAGGGGGGAAGGCCAGCACCGGCACCATGCGCATCCTCGATGTCGAGGCCAAGCAACTGCATCAGCGGGTGCCATTGATCATCGGAAGTCCGAGCGATGTGGGCGACGCAGAGGCATTCATCCAAGGTAGACGGTAA
- a CDS encoding mannose-1-phosphate guanylyltransferase/mannose-6-phosphate isomerase: MASLKRRTSNFQQDNHLYPVIMAGGSGTRFWPLSRQLFPKQLLRIMGDETLIQQTMRRVVCASAPDRVMISTNPAQAESIRGQLGEWKDALADNFVLEPEGRNTAPAIALVALELVRRDPDAIMLVVPADHIVKGQRAFDAAVSLAATLAKQDYLVTFGIKPIRPETGYGYIKPNRNVILEKQGTLKGHPVSRFVEKPNVTKAAQYLNAGDYYWNSGMFIWRAAVILDEIKRHQPALYRGIERIGQLIQTGASRQAIDDAYRVLKPVSIDNGVMEQSKKAAIVPVAFQWSDVGSWGSLDEVASKDKAGNVLVGRVVDIDSHRSIVYGDRRLVATIGLTDMVVVDTPDATLVCPKSRAQDVKQLVEILKKQKAPEHLEHLTVHRPWGSYTILEEGPGYKVKRVTVKPGGRLSLQMHHQRSEHWVVITGTARVTRGDEVFDLKVGHSTEIPVETRHRLENPGQETLHIIEVQNGPYLGEDDIVRFQDDYGRTPKQ, from the coding sequence ATGGCTTCTCTTAAACGGCGAACATCGAACTTCCAACAGGATAACCATCTCTATCCCGTGATCATGGCTGGTGGAAGCGGCACCAGGTTTTGGCCGCTCAGCCGACAATTATTTCCCAAGCAGCTGCTGCGAATTATGGGAGATGAAACGCTGATTCAGCAGACCATGCGCCGGGTGGTCTGTGCGTCGGCACCTGACCGGGTGATGATCTCCACGAATCCGGCTCAAGCAGAGTCCATTCGCGGCCAGTTGGGTGAATGGAAAGATGCGCTTGCAGATAATTTCGTGCTTGAGCCGGAAGGGCGCAATACCGCTCCGGCGATCGCCTTAGTTGCGTTAGAGCTGGTTCGTCGGGATCCAGACGCGATTATGTTAGTGGTTCCGGCCGATCACATCGTCAAAGGCCAGCGAGCATTCGATGCGGCGGTATCGTTGGCGGCGACGCTGGCGAAGCAGGACTATTTGGTGACATTCGGTATCAAGCCGATTCGTCCCGAGACTGGTTACGGCTATATCAAGCCCAACCGGAACGTAATATTGGAAAAACAGGGCACGCTTAAGGGGCACCCGGTCAGCCGATTCGTCGAAAAGCCGAATGTCACCAAGGCGGCACAATATCTCAACGCGGGGGACTATTATTGGAATAGCGGCATGTTCATTTGGCGTGCCGCGGTGATTCTTGACGAGATTAAGCGCCACCAACCGGCCCTCTATCGTGGGATCGAGCGGATTGGCCAATTGATCCAGACAGGGGCATCGAGGCAGGCGATCGACGATGCCTACCGGGTGCTCAAGCCGGTCTCAATCGATAACGGTGTGATGGAGCAGTCGAAGAAAGCTGCGATCGTGCCAGTGGCTTTTCAATGGTCTGACGTCGGGAGTTGGGGAAGTTTGGATGAAGTGGCGTCGAAGGATAAGGCCGGCAATGTCCTGGTCGGTCGTGTCGTCGACATCGATAGCCATCGGTCGATTGTGTATGGGGATCGCCGTCTTGTGGCAACGATCGGGCTCACCGACATGGTGGTGGTGGATACGCCGGACGCCACATTAGTCTGTCCAAAATCCCGCGCGCAAGATGTGAAGCAGTTGGTCGAGATTCTCAAGAAGCAGAAAGCGCCGGAGCATCTGGAGCATCTCACCGTGCATCGGCCCTGGGGATCCTATACGATCCTGGAAGAGGGACCGGGGTACAAAGTGAAGCGGGTGACGGTGAAGCCGGGAGGACGGCTGTCATTACAGATGCACCATCAACGGAGCGAACATTGGGTGGTGATTACCGGGACGGCGCGTGTGACGAGGGGTGACGAGGTGTTCGATCTCAAAGTTGGACATAGTACAGAAATCCCTGTCGAAACCCGTCATCGCTTGGAAAATCCCGGTCAAGAGACCCTGCATATCATTGAAGTGCAGAACGGGCCCTACCTTGGAGAAGACGACATTGTCCGGTTTCAGGATGATTATGGGCGGACGCCAAAACAGTGA